Proteins encoded in a region of the Streptomyces sp. NBC_01298 genome:
- a CDS encoding response regulator transcription factor: MDDHPVVRAGLRALLGGCPEFEVCGEAADGGAALRMVRELGPELVLMDIRMGPGMCGVETTRRIGRLPAPPRVVVLSSYESDAYVVRAVEAGVAGYLLKGSPPDLLFQALRTVAAGESALSPSVVSRLMSRYRAPSAALTARETEILELIATGRSNREIGSALFISGTTVKTHLVHVYEKLGVENRTAAVRAAVDRGLIGLG, translated from the coding sequence GTGGACGATCATCCCGTCGTGCGGGCGGGGCTGCGGGCACTGCTCGGCGGGTGTCCCGAGTTCGAGGTGTGCGGTGAGGCCGCGGACGGGGGCGCCGCCCTGCGGATGGTGCGCGAGCTGGGTCCCGAGCTGGTGCTGATGGACATCCGGATGGGGCCGGGGATGTGCGGGGTGGAGACCACGCGGCGGATCGGGCGGCTGCCCGCGCCGCCGCGGGTGGTCGTGCTCAGCAGCTACGAGTCCGATGCGTACGTCGTACGGGCCGTGGAGGCGGGTGTGGCGGGGTACCTGCTGAAGGGGTCCCCGCCCGACCTGCTGTTCCAGGCGCTGCGGACGGTGGCGGCGGGGGAATCGGCGCTGTCGCCGTCGGTGGTCTCGCGGCTGATGAGCCGGTACCGGGCGCCGAGTGCGGCGCTGACGGCCCGGGAGACCGAGATCCTGGAGCTGATCGCGACGGGCCGCTCCAACCGGGAGATCGGCTCGGCCCTGTTCATCAGCGGGACGACGGTCAAGACGCACCTCGTGCACGTCTACGAGAAGCTCGGGGTGGAGAACCGTACGGCGGCCGTGCGCGCGGCCGTCGACCGGGGGCTCATCGGGCTGGGGTGA
- the cdgB gene encoding diguanylate cyclase CdgB produces the protein METESEPYVRLATLRQLHRVVAELNTARSLADTLQTVVDGIVLGLGYELACVNLVRPDGDLVVAAFAGDPAAEALITGRVGSRASWERRLTMGENWDGLRFIPHTEGWVLVEDDVPQWHTEGPDPRFEDEWHPEDRLYAPMYASGGELLGVVSVDRPRNGRRPGAWGREALQMYAFQAAIAISNARLRANMQRALVRLEREQQALRASEESFRQAFEYAPSGMAIAEMGGDQHGRLLRTNDALCRLLGRPASVLRRYSFSDLVHPEDIGTLLRTSAEGGRAELRLGRRDGTYVWVSLRNSVVADAADGPRFLLTHVEDIEERKRHELQLAHRASHDSLTGLPNSAELRSRLGARLCRRPQSVRATAVEALDAAFETRPSVEGGPGGHGEHGFRPDGFPEPFEFPGGMGGPGGMGGGSPAGGPYDHHVHTVAPATDIDDGTKGLAVLFCDLDGFKSINDRFGHHTGDAVLIEVARRLTTGVRDGDTVARLGGDEFVVLADGLGAADAADLAVRLRNAIIPPIRVDGRAVRVGASFGIGWASCGMSADEVLRSADQRMYIEKRSRSKAHRRAG, from the coding sequence ATGGAGACCGAGTCGGAGCCGTACGTCCGTCTTGCGACCCTGCGGCAGCTGCACCGGGTGGTGGCCGAGCTCAATACGGCCCGGAGCCTGGCGGACACCCTGCAGACCGTCGTGGACGGCATCGTCCTGGGTCTCGGCTACGAACTCGCCTGTGTCAACCTCGTTCGCCCCGACGGTGATCTGGTCGTCGCCGCCTTCGCGGGCGACCCCGCCGCCGAAGCCCTGATCACCGGCCGCGTCGGCTCGCGAGCCTCCTGGGAACGCCGTCTCACGATGGGCGAGAACTGGGACGGCCTGCGCTTCATCCCGCACACCGAGGGCTGGGTCCTCGTCGAGGACGACGTCCCGCAGTGGCACACCGAGGGCCCCGATCCGCGGTTCGAGGACGAGTGGCACCCCGAGGACCGGCTCTACGCACCCATGTACGCCTCCGGAGGCGAGCTGCTGGGCGTGGTCTCCGTGGACCGCCCGCGCAACGGCCGCCGGCCCGGCGCCTGGGGCCGCGAAGCGCTCCAGATGTACGCCTTCCAGGCCGCGATTGCCATCAGCAACGCCCGGCTCCGCGCGAACATGCAGCGGGCCCTGGTACGGCTGGAACGTGAACAGCAGGCCCTGCGGGCCAGTGAAGAGTCGTTCCGCCAGGCCTTCGAGTACGCCCCGAGCGGCATGGCGATCGCCGAGATGGGCGGCGACCAGCACGGCCGCCTGCTGCGTACCAACGACGCGCTGTGCCGGCTGCTGGGACGGCCCGCCTCCGTGCTGCGCCGGTACTCCTTCTCCGACCTCGTGCACCCCGAGGACATCGGCACCCTGCTGCGCACCTCCGCCGAGGGCGGCCGCGCCGAGCTGAGGCTGGGGCGGCGCGACGGTACGTACGTCTGGGTCTCGCTGCGCAACTCCGTCGTCGCCGACGCCGCCGACGGGCCGCGCTTCCTGCTCACCCACGTCGAGGACATCGAGGAACGCAAGCGGCACGAGCTGCAGCTCGCCCACCGCGCCAGCCACGACTCGCTGACCGGCCTGCCCAACAGCGCCGAGCTGCGCTCCCGGCTCGGGGCCCGGCTCTGTCGCCGCCCGCAGTCGGTGCGCGCCACCGCCGTGGAGGCGCTGGACGCGGCCTTCGAGACCCGGCCCTCGGTGGAAGGCGGCCCCGGCGGGCACGGCGAGCACGGGTTCCGGCCCGACGGCTTTCCCGAGCCCTTCGAGTTCCCCGGCGGCATGGGCGGCCCCGGTGGCATGGGCGGCGGCTCGCCCGCGGGGGGTCCGTACGACCACCACGTGCACACGGTCGCGCCGGCGACCGACATCGACGACGGTACGAAGGGGCTCGCGGTGCTCTTCTGCGACCTCGACGGTTTCAAGTCGATCAACGACCGGTTCGGGCACCACACCGGTGACGCGGTCCTCATCGAGGTGGCCCGGCGGCTGACGACCGGGGTCCGGGACGGGGACACGGTGGCCCGGCTGGGCGGTGACGAGTTCGTCGTCCTCGCCGACGGGCTGGGCGCCGCCGACGCCGCCGACCTCGCCGTGCGGCTGCGCAACGCGATCATCCCGCCGATCCGGGTGGACGGCCGGGCGGTCCGCGTGGGAGCCAGTTTCGGCATCGGCTGGGCGAGCTGCGGCATGTCGGCCGACGAGGTGCTGCGCTCGGCCGACCAGCGCATGTACATCGAGAAGCGCTCCCGTTCGAAGGCGCACCGCAGGGCCGGGTAA
- a CDS encoding flavin reductase family protein: MRRARGDSSVPTVPPTTPVTPLSVPAPHAVGVSNDEFRAAMSRLTAGVCLITAEEPPLSVGSRGEDVGMTATAFMSVSLDPPLVLVSVREGSRMDDLLAEQPLWAVSVLADHQVQIASRFSMKNRISDRLLFADVPYTRGGVSGAPLLSGALATLECRTENRVEAGDHTLVIGHVLTAGQPAPDSPPLTYFRGRYRHLAP; the protein is encoded by the coding sequence ATGCGCCGCGCGAGGGGTGACAGTAGCGTCCCGACCGTGCCCCCTACGACCCCCGTGACACCACTTTCCGTACCCGCACCCCATGCTGTGGGGGTGAGCAACGACGAGTTCCGGGCCGCGATGTCCCGACTGACCGCGGGCGTGTGCCTGATCACCGCGGAGGAACCCCCGCTGTCGGTCGGCAGCCGCGGCGAGGACGTCGGCATGACGGCGACCGCCTTCATGTCCGTGTCCCTGGACCCGCCCCTGGTCCTCGTCAGCGTGCGCGAGGGCTCCCGGATGGACGACCTGCTGGCCGAGCAGCCGCTGTGGGCGGTGTCGGTGCTCGCCGACCACCAGGTCCAGATCGCCAGCCGCTTCTCCATGAAGAACCGCATCAGCGACCGGCTGCTCTTCGCGGACGTCCCCTACACCCGCGGCGGAGTTTCCGGCGCCCCGCTGCTGTCGGGAGCGCTGGCCACCCTGGAGTGCCGTACGGAGAACCGCGTCGAGGCGGGCGACCACACCCTGGTCATCGGCCACGTCCTCACCGCCGGCCAGCCGGCGCCGGACTCCCCGCCGCTGACGTACTTCCGGGGGCGCTACCGGCACCTGGCGCCCTGA
- a CDS encoding TerD family protein, translating into MAVSLSKGGNVSLSKEAPGLAAVTVGLGWDTRTTTGVDFDLDASAIAVNALGKVVSDGHFVFFNNKSTPDQTIVHTGDNRTGEGAGDDEAINVNLAGLPADVDKIVFPVSIYDAETRSQNFGQVRNAYIRVVNQAGGVEIARYDLSEDAATETAMVFGELYRNGAEWKFRAVGQGYASGLTGIAQDFGVNV; encoded by the coding sequence ATGGCAGTAAGCCTCTCCAAGGGCGGAAACGTCTCGCTCAGCAAGGAGGCCCCGGGCCTCGCGGCCGTCACGGTCGGCCTCGGCTGGGACACCCGCACGACCACCGGTGTCGACTTCGACCTGGACGCCTCCGCCATCGCGGTCAACGCGCTCGGCAAGGTCGTCTCCGACGGCCACTTCGTCTTCTTCAACAACAAGTCCACCCCGGACCAGACCATCGTGCACACCGGTGACAACCGCACCGGCGAGGGCGCGGGCGACGACGAGGCCATCAACGTCAACCTCGCCGGCCTGCCGGCCGACGTGGACAAGATCGTCTTCCCGGTCTCCATCTACGACGCCGAGACCCGCAGCCAGAACTTCGGCCAGGTCCGCAACGCGTACATCCGCGTCGTGAACCAGGCCGGCGGCGTCGAGATCGCCCGCTACGACCTCTCCGAGGACGCCGCGACCGAGACCGCCATGGTCTTCGGCGAGCTCTACCGCAACGGCGCCGAGTGGAAGTTCCGCGCCGTGGGCCAGGGGTACGCCTCCGGCCTGACCGGCATCGCCCAAGACTTCGGCGTCAACGTCTGA
- the arfB gene encoding alternative ribosome rescue aminoacyl-tRNA hydrolase ArfB, translated as MPGPYVIRGSVVLPEGELAWRFSRSSGPGGQHVNTSDSRVELLFDVAATKSLPDVWKERALERLASRLVDGVVTVRASEHRSQFRNREMALVRLTALLAEATAPPPKARRATKIPRGINERRLREKKARGETKRGRGGRDW; from the coding sequence ATGCCTGGTCCCTATGTCATCCGCGGTTCGGTCGTGCTCCCCGAGGGCGAGCTCGCCTGGCGTTTTTCGCGGTCCTCCGGGCCGGGCGGCCAGCACGTGAACACCTCGGACTCGCGCGTGGAGCTGCTCTTCGACGTCGCGGCGACGAAGTCGCTGCCCGACGTGTGGAAGGAGCGGGCGCTGGAGCGCCTCGCGTCCCGGCTGGTCGACGGGGTGGTGACGGTACGGGCCTCCGAGCACCGCTCCCAGTTCCGCAACCGCGAGATGGCGCTGGTCCGGCTGACCGCGCTGCTGGCCGAGGCCACGGCGCCGCCGCCGAAGGCGCGCCGGGCGACGAAGATCCCCCGGGGGATCAACGAGCGGCGGCTGCGCGAGAAGAAGGCCCGCGGCGAGACCAAGCGGGGACGGGGCGGGCGCGACTGGTGA
- a CDS encoding sensor histidine kinase, translating into MGGAGGQGEAVVAGVLRERHRLAAELHDTVTQGLTSMHLLLDAADREWTREPVRARQLVRQAAAAARENLAEARRIIHDLAPVELDGAAALADVLRELCAGTDGARFRLEGEPRPVPGRVEAAVLRAAQGALANVRRHARASAVVVTLTYQPYVLALDVWDDGVGFDPDGGGGGDAAARPGGDGLRLLRRRIAYLGGTATVESSPGGGGTVVSVCVPVPAPVPAPVPVPGHGQGARPGAGAA; encoded by the coding sequence GTGGGGGGAGCCGGGGGGCAGGGGGAGGCCGTGGTGGCCGGGGTGCTGCGGGAGCGCCACCGGCTCGCGGCCGAGCTGCACGACACCGTGACACAGGGGCTGACCAGCATGCACCTGTTGCTCGACGCCGCCGACCGGGAGTGGACGCGGGAGCCGGTCCGGGCCCGGCAGCTGGTCCGGCAGGCCGCCGCCGCGGCGCGCGAGAACCTCGCCGAGGCCCGGCGCATCATCCACGACCTGGCTCCGGTGGAGCTGGATGGGGCGGCGGCCCTGGCCGATGTCCTGCGCGAGCTGTGTGCCGGGACGGACGGGGCCCGGTTCCGGCTGGAGGGAGAACCCCGGCCGGTGCCGGGCAGGGTCGAGGCCGCGGTGCTGCGGGCGGCCCAGGGCGCCCTGGCCAACGTACGGCGGCACGCGCGGGCGTCGGCTGTCGTGGTGACGCTGACCTACCAGCCGTACGTGCTCGCCCTGGACGTGTGGGACGACGGCGTCGGGTTCGATCCGGACGGCGGTGGCGGCGGTGACGCGGCCGCGCGCCCGGGTGGGGACGGGCTGCGGCTGCTGCGTCGCCGGATCGCGTACCTGGGGGGTACGGCGACCGTGGAGAGCAGTCCGGGTGGGGGCGGGACGGTGGTGTCGGTCTGTGTGCCGGTACCCGCTCCCGTACCCGCTCCCGTACCGGTCCCCGGGCACGGGCAGGGTGCGAGACCGGGGGCGGGGGCGGCGTGA
- a CDS encoding sensor histidine kinase, with amino-acid sequence MHTAFFLLLGASVARFLLRHPDEPRTPWIIALGITLALLYVLGPALGAAPTLRRLLWLGVVVTVWVVLVVLAPSFAWCAVPLFYTALRTLPPRAAVVLVALLTVFVVAAQLRLAQTSGSGEPFDPNLLLAPPAVAALATAVFVHMERQAAAQRTLIDDLIRTRRELAATERRAGTLAERQRLSMEIHDTLAQHLSSQQMLLQAAERTWDTHPGTARAHVRTATDITARGLAEARRLVHDLAPPELADGAGLPDALRALDAGPETEVRFHLEGAPVPLPDRAEQALLRIAQGALANVREHSGARTAALTLSFLGDQVVLDVADDGHGFTPTRSTAGERGHGLPAMRARVRQLGGTLTIESTAGEGTVLSASIPLESTP; translated from the coding sequence ATGCACACCGCGTTCTTCCTCCTCCTCGGCGCCTCCGTGGCCCGGTTCCTCCTCCGCCACCCCGACGAACCCCGCACCCCGTGGATCATCGCCCTCGGCATCACCCTGGCCCTGCTCTACGTACTCGGCCCCGCCCTCGGCGCCGCCCCCACCCTGCGCCGCCTCCTGTGGCTCGGCGTGGTCGTCACCGTCTGGGTGGTCCTCGTCGTCCTCGCGCCGAGCTTCGCCTGGTGCGCCGTACCGCTCTTCTACACGGCCCTGCGCACCCTCCCGCCCCGCGCGGCCGTCGTGCTCGTGGCCCTGCTCACCGTGTTCGTCGTCGCGGCCCAGCTCCGCCTCGCGCAGACCTCCGGCTCGGGCGAGCCCTTCGACCCCAACCTCCTCCTCGCCCCGCCCGCCGTCGCCGCCCTCGCCACCGCCGTCTTCGTCCACATGGAGCGCCAGGCGGCAGCCCAGCGCACCCTGATCGACGACCTGATCCGCACCCGCCGGGAACTGGCCGCCACCGAACGCCGCGCCGGCACCCTCGCCGAACGCCAGCGCCTCTCGATGGAGATCCACGACACCCTGGCCCAGCACCTGTCCAGCCAGCAGATGCTCCTCCAGGCAGCCGAACGCACCTGGGACACCCACCCCGGCACCGCCCGCGCGCACGTCCGTACCGCCACCGACATCACCGCACGCGGCCTCGCCGAGGCCCGCCGCCTCGTGCACGACCTCGCGCCGCCCGAACTCGCCGACGGCGCCGGCCTCCCGGACGCCCTGCGCGCGCTGGACGCGGGCCCCGAGACCGAGGTCCGCTTCCACCTGGAGGGCGCCCCGGTCCCCCTCCCCGACCGCGCGGAGCAGGCACTGCTGCGCATCGCGCAGGGCGCGCTGGCGAACGTAAGGGAGCACTCGGGGGCCCGTACCGCGGCCCTCACGCTGAGCTTCCTGGGCGACCAGGTCGTCCTGGACGTCGCCGACGACGGCCACGGCTTCACCCCGACCCGCTCCACCGCGGGGGAACGCGGCCACGGCCTCCCCGCGATGCGCGCCCGCGTCCGCCAGCTCGGCGGCACCCTGACCATCGAATCCACCGCGGGCGAGGGCACGGTCCTGTCGGCGTCGATCCCCCTGGAGTCCACCCCGTGA
- a CDS encoding M1 family metallopeptidase, giving the protein MDQRALSRLAAPAVAALLALTTGCTGETVQGRPGASGVRDPYFPKAGNGGYQVEHYSLDFDYDPADGRLHATAVITARAEQGLSSFNLDLSGLQVEGVSVQGAGARFNRSGNELTVRPAEDLERGEVFRTEVDYSGRPRTVTDPDGSREGWIVTPGGKGAVGVGEPVGSMAWFPGNHHPSDKATYDITVTVPRGYEAVSNGELRSRTEEDDGRTVFAWHSAEPMASYLATVAVGKFEVATGRTASGIPVYTAVSPGEAKASGAALARLPEMVEWGIGRFGPYPFSATGAIVLPAHSLGYALETQTRPVFPGAPGSEELVLHELAHQWFGDSVSPESWKDMWLNEGFATYAEWLWTEDHGGPSAQRHFDAYLAGDTRVDDAAGSDWDAFPPAAPPGPKEISEAPVYGRGAMVLQRVRQEVGDEKFFALVRGWAADHRHGNASTADFTAYAEEKTGRDLTEVWDVWLYGKDSPKAPKP; this is encoded by the coding sequence GTGGATCAACGCGCACTCTCCCGCCTGGCCGCCCCCGCCGTCGCCGCCCTGCTCGCCCTCACCACGGGCTGCACGGGGGAGACCGTGCAGGGGCGGCCGGGTGCGTCGGGGGTGCGCGACCCGTACTTCCCCAAGGCCGGCAACGGCGGCTACCAGGTCGAGCACTACTCCCTGGACTTCGACTACGACCCGGCCGACGGGCGGCTGCACGCCACCGCCGTCATCACCGCCCGTGCCGAGCAGGGGCTCAGCTCCTTCAACCTCGATCTCAGCGGGCTCCAGGTGGAGGGCGTGAGCGTGCAGGGCGCCGGGGCCCGCTTCAACCGCTCCGGCAACGAGCTGACGGTGCGCCCCGCCGAGGACCTGGAGCGCGGGGAGGTCTTCCGTACGGAGGTCGACTACTCCGGCCGGCCCAGGACCGTCACCGACCCCGACGGGTCCCGGGAGGGGTGGATCGTCACCCCGGGCGGCAAGGGCGCGGTCGGCGTCGGCGAACCCGTCGGGTCGATGGCCTGGTTCCCGGGGAACCACCACCCGAGCGACAAGGCCACGTACGACATCACGGTGACCGTCCCGCGCGGGTACGAGGCCGTGTCCAACGGCGAGCTGCGTTCCCGTACGGAGGAGGACGACGGGCGGACCGTGTTCGCCTGGCACTCGGCGGAGCCGATGGCGAGCTACCTGGCGACCGTGGCCGTCGGGAAGTTCGAGGTGGCGACCGGGCGGACCGCCTCCGGGATCCCCGTGTACACGGCGGTCTCGCCCGGGGAGGCGAAGGCGAGCGGGGCCGCGCTCGCGCGGCTGCCCGAGATGGTGGAGTGGGGCATCGGGCGGTTCGGCCCGTACCCCTTCTCCGCGACGGGCGCCATCGTGCTGCCAGCGCACAGCCTCGGCTACGCGCTGGAGACGCAGACCCGGCCGGTGTTCCCGGGGGCGCCCGGCAGCGAGGAACTGGTGCTGCACGAGCTGGCGCACCAGTGGTTCGGGGACTCGGTGTCGCCGGAGTCCTGGAAGGACATGTGGCTCAACGAGGGCTTCGCGACCTACGCCGAGTGGCTGTGGACCGAGGACCACGGCGGTCCGAGCGCGCAGCGGCACTTCGACGCCTACCTCGCCGGGGACACCCGCGTCGACGACGCGGCGGGCTCGGACTGGGACGCCTTCCCGCCGGCCGCACCGCCCGGCCCGAAGGAGATCTCCGAAGCCCCGGTGTACGGGCGCGGGGCGATGGTCCTGCAACGGGTCCGGCAGGAGGTCGGCGACGAGAAGTTCTTCGCCCTCGTACGGGGCTGGGCCGCCGACCACCGGCACGGGAACGCGAGCACGGCCGATTTCACCGCCTACGCGGAGGAGAAGACGGGCCGTGATCTGACGGAGGTCTGGGACGTGTGGCTGTACGGGAAGGACAGCCCGAAGGCGCCTAAGCCGTGA
- a CDS encoding GNAT family N-acetyltransferase, which translates to MILLPLAPVEDGALPGPVLTEIATLYATNHAFFELSGDFPDPGRITVEQVAAALADELAHEGAEVLLARSAGRLVGLAATLAHHPDPASEDPDPWIGLLLIDATAHREGYGRAVVAMVEDRFRDAGRSGVRIAVLDANEKALAFWQSQGYVTLRRAADREAGRPCTVLRKAL; encoded by the coding sequence GTGATCCTCCTGCCGCTCGCCCCCGTCGAGGACGGCGCCCTACCGGGCCCGGTCCTCACCGAAATCGCCACGCTCTACGCGACCAACCACGCGTTCTTCGAGCTCAGCGGAGATTTCCCCGACCCCGGCCGCATCACGGTCGAACAGGTCGCCGCCGCCCTCGCCGACGAGCTCGCGCACGAAGGCGCCGAGGTCCTCCTCGCCCGCTCCGCCGGACGCCTCGTAGGCCTGGCCGCCACCCTCGCCCACCACCCGGACCCGGCGTCCGAGGACCCCGACCCGTGGATCGGTCTCCTCCTCATCGACGCCACCGCACACCGCGAGGGATACGGCCGCGCCGTGGTCGCCATGGTCGAGGACCGCTTCCGCGACGCGGGACGCTCGGGCGTACGGATCGCCGTGCTCGACGCCAACGAGAAGGCCCTCGCCTTCTGGCAGTCCCAGGGCTACGTCACCCTGCGCCGGGCCGCCGACCGCGAGGCGGGCCGCCCCTGCACGGTCCTGCGCAAGGCGCTGTAG
- a CDS encoding nuclear transport factor 2 family protein translates to MPTTDFAPERRRMLTMLGTGAAVAGLGALATATPAAATAATASDDLSTASYSPGPAGSAEDELAINRLLETYLFAVDTKDKTVFRTLFTDDATLTVMAHPDGTAGIVKSGIEAVVANLDGAAAWGYSTHVTANAYVRVTGRYTATGDSHATAQLVYPATATAPETVVVRGIRYRDEYVKSAGVWKIRKRVFSPLWQYNGTAVQIAYPN, encoded by the coding sequence ATGCCCACCACCGATTTCGCCCCGGAACGCCGCCGCATGCTCACCATGCTGGGCACCGGCGCCGCCGTAGCCGGGCTCGGTGCCCTCGCTACCGCGACGCCCGCCGCCGCGACTGCCGCCACCGCGTCCGACGATCTCTCGACCGCCTCCTACAGCCCCGGCCCGGCCGGTTCGGCGGAGGACGAGCTGGCGATCAACCGCCTGCTGGAGACCTACCTCTTCGCCGTGGACACCAAGGACAAGACGGTCTTCCGGACCCTCTTCACCGACGACGCCACCCTCACCGTCATGGCCCACCCCGACGGCACCGCCGGCATCGTCAAGTCCGGCATCGAGGCGGTCGTCGCCAACCTCGACGGCGCGGCGGCCTGGGGCTACTCCACCCACGTCACGGCCAACGCCTACGTCCGCGTCACCGGCCGCTACACCGCGACCGGCGACAGCCACGCCACCGCCCAGCTCGTGTACCCGGCCACCGCCACCGCCCCGGAGACCGTCGTCGTACGCGGCATCCGCTACCGCGACGAGTACGTGAAGTCCGCGGGCGTCTGGAAGATCCGCAAGCGCGTCTTCTCCCCGCTCTGGCAGTACAACGGCACCGCGGTCCAGATCGCGTACCCGAACTGA
- a CDS encoding GlcG/HbpS family heme-binding protein → MNTRTRVLTGTAVAVALGAGAFGAVSASAAPASAPVAAPAAVAKKDGDKKNFTTSTHLTIDAATRAAQAALDAAESENQKVTVAVVDRNGNTIVTLRGDGAGPQSYESAQRKAYTAVSWNAPTSVLAGRLAQTPNLKDIPGTLFLGGGTPVQADGAPVAGVGVAGAPSGDLDEKFAKAGVDALNK, encoded by the coding sequence ATGAACACCCGCACCCGCGTTCTCACCGGTACCGCCGTCGCCGTCGCCCTCGGCGCCGGAGCCTTCGGCGCGGTCAGCGCCAGCGCCGCCCCGGCCTCCGCCCCGGTCGCGGCCCCGGCCGCCGTCGCGAAGAAGGACGGCGACAAGAAGAACTTCACCACCTCCACGCACCTCACCATCGACGCCGCCACCCGCGCCGCCCAGGCCGCGCTGGACGCCGCCGAGAGCGAGAACCAGAAGGTGACCGTCGCCGTCGTGGACCGCAACGGCAACACCATCGTCACGCTGCGCGGCGATGGCGCGGGCCCGCAGTCCTACGAGTCGGCGCAGCGCAAGGCCTACACCGCCGTGTCCTGGAACGCCCCGACCTCGGTGCTCGCCGGCCGCCTCGCGCAGACCCCGAACCTGAAGGACATCCCCGGCACCCTCTTCCTCGGCGGCGGCACCCCCGTCCAGGCCGACGGCGCCCCCGTCGCGGGTGTCGGCGTGGCCGGCGCCCCGAGCGGTGACCTGGACGAGAAGTTCGCCAAGGCCGGCGTGGACGCCCTCAACAAGTAG
- a CDS encoding response regulator transcription factor — MLLCDDHVVVRAGLLALLGSEPDIEVLGEAGSGEEAVALAAKLRPDVVLMDLQLGEGIDGVEATRRITAAPNPPHVLVLTTYDTDADITRAIGAGATGYLLKAERPEELFAAIHSAAQGRTTLSAPVASRVMAHMRGGNRPTLTDRELDILGQLARGLGNRDIARALFISEATVKTHLGRIYDKLGVDTRAGAVSVAKEQRLLP, encoded by the coding sequence ATCCTCCTCTGCGACGACCACGTCGTCGTCCGCGCCGGCCTGCTGGCCCTGCTCGGGAGCGAGCCGGACATCGAGGTGCTCGGCGAGGCGGGCAGCGGCGAGGAGGCGGTCGCGCTCGCGGCCAAACTCCGCCCCGACGTGGTCCTGATGGACCTCCAGCTCGGCGAGGGCATCGACGGCGTGGAGGCCACCCGCCGCATCACCGCCGCCCCGAACCCCCCGCACGTCCTGGTCCTGACCACGTACGACACCGACGCGGACATCACCCGGGCCATCGGCGCGGGCGCCACGGGCTACCTCCTCAAGGCGGAACGCCCCGAGGAGCTGTTCGCCGCGATCCACTCCGCCGCCCAGGGCCGCACCACGCTCTCCGCGCCCGTGGCCAGCCGCGTGATGGCCCACATGCGCGGCGGCAACCGGCCCACCCTGACCGACCGCGAGCTCGACATCCTCGGCCAGCTCGCCCGCGGCCTCGGCAACCGCGACATCGCCCGCGCCCTCTTCATCAGCGAGGCCACGGTCAAGACCCACCTGGGCCGCATCTACGACAAGCTCGGCGTCGACACCCGCGCGGGCGCGGTCTCGGTGGCCAAGGAGCAACGCCTCCTGCCCTGA